ATTGGGGCAGGGCATGCCAGGGGCGAAACAAGCGATAAAGGATAATAAAGAGCTTATGAAAAAGCTTAAAAAAGATGTTATGGATAAAATGAAGGAGGAGAAATTATAATTTTCAATTTACAAAATCCAATTTTCAATTAAATTCCAATTTACAATTCAGAGAAATAAAACAAAAAACTGCCCTGAGTTTATCGAAGGGCAGTTTTTTGTTTTGAGTTGTGTTGGGGGCGGCCCCCAACTTCGTTGTCATAACGCCATTGTTAGGGCCGCCCCCAACAAATGCGAGTTTATTTCTTTGTGGCGGACAAAAGCCCCAAATGTCTGGACTGCTTCACTGCTTTAGCCATCTTTCTTTGATGATAACTGCAAAGACCAGTCCTTTCCTTAGACCTTATTTTTCCCAATCCAGTAAGAAATTTCTTTAGCTGGTCGGTCTTCTTGATATCAATTTCCTTGATGTTTTGTTTACAGAAAAAACAATTCATGCCAATTTTGCCCAACAGGGCGAATTACTTATCTTTAAAACGGAATTTCTTCTATATTAATGTCATCTCCTTCTTCTATAGTTGGTATGTCTTCTGAAGGGGACTCATCTTTTAGATTATTCTCTCTTGCATCATTATTCCTTGGCGTTGCACCTGCTGACCTTGGACCAAATTGGATATTGTCAGCCACGACTTCGGTTCTGTATTTTTTAACGCCAGAAGGGTCGTCCCAGCTTCTTGTATTTATTTTTCCTTCTATAAAAACCAATCCTCCTTTCCTAAGATATTGCGATGCTATTGTTGCTAAATTTCTCCAAGCAACAACATTGTGGTATTCTGCTTTTTGCTGTTTTTGTCCTGTTTCCTTATTCGTCCAAATCTGGTTGGTTGCCATACGAAAACTGCACACAGCTTGTCCTGATGGGAGGTTTCGTAGCTCCGGGTCGTTTGTTAGGTTGCCCAATAAAAAAACCTTATTTAAATTCATTTTCTTTTGTATTGAAAATTTCTTCTATCTTTTTATCAATATCTTTGAGCTCGACCTTTTGCTCTTTTTTGGACATATTTTCAGTTATATTATCTTCTAATATTTTTTCGTCTTCATTGTTTGTTGGAATCAATGTTGAGGGCTTGCGTTTTGAGCGAATATTTGGATTATATTCAGGTATTTGCTTTAAGAAAGAGCGGAGAATCAATCCCTCTGTTGATATGTTCTTTTGCAATTCCTGGATTTTTTCCTTTTCGCAGGAGAAGTCAATGGCCAGTAGTGCGGCGTTATTCTCTTTTTTGATAGGATAACCCAAAATCCGCTCATCAGTAGGATAATTCATCAGGATTTTCCCCTCGCCATCCTGGATAAGTCGGCTTATTTTTTCTATTATTTGGTCTCTTTCCGCAGTTTTTGTTAAAGCGGATACAAGACATATTAATTGGTAATTCTTAGTCATAGCACTACTTTAACAAGAAATGTCTTATAGGTCAAGATTTTTTATAAATAGTATCGCATTTTTCATTATTTTGAGTTAGAATAAAAATATATGAATACATCTATCTTTAAGGCATACGATATTCGCGGATTATGGCCTGACCAAATAAATAAGTCGGATGTTCTTAAAATTAGTAAAGCATTTGCTATTTTTGTTAAGGACTTTTACTCTATTGAGTCCCCAAGCATTATAGTTGGTTATGATATTAGAAAATCATCAGAAGAAATTTTTGATGCTGTGGTTAACGGATTAAATAGCGAAAATTGCAAAGTGATTAGTATTGGTTGTTGCTCCACGCCATTAAATTATTTTGCTAATTGGAAAAGAGAGGCAGACGGTTCAGTAATGATTACTGCCTCTCATAATCCGAAAGAATATAATGGGCTTAAATTTTCTTTAAGACAAGTTGTGGCTTTGGCTGAAGAAAATGGGGTGGAAAAAATTAAAAAAATAGCATTAGGAATGCCTGAAAATGATTATGTTTTTGAGGGCAAGGTCAAGAAACAAGAAGAGGAGACAATGATAGATGAATATTTGGATTTTTTGGTCAAAGAAGCGGAAGGAATAGATATACAGCAGTTCAAAATCGCTGTGGATTGTTCAAATGGCATGGTTGGTCCTGAATTTAAGAGATTGGCAGGAAAATTAGGCATAAGATATCAGGGCATATTTATGGAGCCAGACGGCGATTTTCCTAACCATGAGCCGAATCCATTAAATGAAAAGGCGATTGCATCGCTTCAGGAATTGATGCTCGGAGATAGGTTTGATTTTGGGATAATTTTTGATGGAGATGGAGACAGGTTTATGGTTCTCACAGAAAAAGGAGAGATGATAAGGAGCGATTTTTTGGCTGGTGTTTTAGCCAAATTTTTTATTTCTAAAATAAATAATAAAAAAATTGTTTGCGACGCCAGATTCGGTCGGGGGATGAGGGAATATTTAGAACATTCTGGGATAGATATTATAAAATCAAAAGTAGGATATTCTAATATTAAAAAGAATATGAGAGAAGCAAGCGCATTTTTCGGCGCAGAGCTATCTGCTCATTTTTTCTGGAAGGATTTTTGTTATGCAGAGAGTCCTCTCTTAACGCTGATTCGGTTAATGAAGATTTTGTCTGTTGAAAATAAAAAAATCAATGACATGATTAAGCCGATGCAAAATTATTTTAGTTCTGGGGAATTAAATTTTGAAGTTCTTGATAAAGAGGGAAAACTAAAAAAGATTAAACAGGTGTATATTGGAGAGAATCAATCCCATTTAGATGGGCTTACTGTGGAGTGCGCGGATTGGTGGTTTAACGCCCGTTTGTCCAATACAGAATCATTGCTCCGGCTTATTGTGGAGGCAAAATCGCAAAAGCTATTGGACGAGAAAGTAAGCGAATTAGAAAAAATAATTAAAGAGAAATAATTTTTGAGATAAAGAGACCCGTCCTCATTACGAGGACGGGTCTCTTTTACGTTTTTCGCTTTGCGCTTTACGCTTTTTAGACCTCTATAACCACGGGCAAAATCATTGGCCGTTTTTTTGTTTTTTGATACAGAAAGTCGCCGATTTTTTCCCGTAGATTATTCTTAGCGAAAGACCAGTTGACTGATTGTCCTAAACCAGTGCTTGCCTCGATAATAGTGACTGCTTTTTTACGGCTTTGGTAGAGTAGGTTTTTAGAGGTATCAAGATGGACAAAGCCCCTTGAAATAATATCGGGAGAACCAACTACTTTGCCGGTCTGGCTATCAACAACAGCAATAATCACAAAGATTCCATCATTTGAAAGAGCTCGGCGGTCACGAAGAACCACGGCCTCAAGGTCATTAGACCCAAGCCCGTCTATAAACACATAGCCAGTGTCTGCTTTTTTCTTTTCAATAACCGGAGTTTTTTGTTTATTAAACTTTATAATATGCCCATTATCTAATATAAGGATATTTTTTTCCGGGAAATTAGTTTCTTTTATAACCTTTTCCGCTTCTTTTAGGAGATAGTGATTTGCGTAAACAGGCAGGACAAAAGTGGGCCTTATCTGTTTCACGACCTCTTGTATCGCCTCAACATTATTATGCCCGCTCACATGGATATTCATTATCTCGTTATGGATTACATTGTCGCACTGGCGGTACATATTGTCTTTGAGTCGTTGGATGGTCCTTTCGTTGCCAGGGATAATAGAGGACGAGAATATTACAGTATCGTTCTTGTGCAGTTTTACATATTTGTGATTCCCAGTCACAATTCTTGAAAGCACTGCCCTGGCTTCTCCTTGGGCGCCTGTCCCGAGAATAATGACTTTATTATCTGGATATTCGTCTATTTTTTTAATATCTATTAATGCATTGTTCGCGTCCTTGATGTATCCCAATTGCTGGGCTACTTTTATATTCGTTTTCATGCTGTATCCGTCAATTGCCACTTTTTTGCCAAGTTTTTGAGCAAAGGAAATAATATCTCTTGCTCTTTTGACTTGGGTTGCAAAGGTAGCAACAATGATTCTTCCCGGCGCTTGAGTGATAATTTTTCTCAAGTTTTCCCACATATCTTCTTCAGTAGAGAGCGCGCCTCTGTTTGTCGCGCCCAAGCTTTCAATCATTAAAATCGTTGGCTTGGCAATTTGGGAGAGATTATTGTAAGAGATTGTTTTTTTGCTTGACAACTCTGTTCCAAGCGTCCAGTCACCCATATGGATAACGGTTGCGACAGGAGTGGAAAGTACTATTCCCATAGAATCCATAATAGAGTGTTCAACCTCAAAGAATCCCAATTTAAAATTATTAAGATTTATTTTCTCGTTAACATTTTTGATTTGAATAGTTTTTAATTTCTTAGAAGAACCTTTTATATGGTCTTCCATTCTGTGTTTAATAAGGGCAATTGTGAGCGGTAGCCCAATGACCAAAGGAAATCCGAGCTTCTCTAATAACAGGGGAGCAGCGCCGATGTGGTCCAAGTGGCCATGAGTAAAAACAACAGCTCTGATATCTTTTTCTTTTCCCTTGAGATAGCTAATGTTCGGGATAATATAATCAATTCCAGGCATATCTTCTTCTGGGAACTGGATTCCCATATCAACGATGACGATATCTCTATCATATTCAAAAACAGCCATATTTCTGCCAACTTCCTCCTGCCCGCCAAGAGGAATGATGCGCAGGTCAATGTCTTTTTTATATTCTTTATGTGGTTGTGTTTTTTGTGTTTGCATAAATTTTTGTGTTTGTGTTTAGGTCGCGATGCGACCGCTTGTGCCGAGGGAGGGAGTTGCCCGCCCTAGGCGGGTCCGCCTTGGGCGGAAACCCTCGAATAAATTATATTTTTATTTACAAATTCTCTCCCCTTACCACTTTTTAGAAATTTTTCCCTGGCCCGGGCATCTTTATCTGATTTATATCCTTCATAATAAATAAGCGCTAAGGGTCTTCTATTTTTTGTCGTTTTAACATCTCCTTTCCTGTGTTCCAAAATTCTATTTTTTAGATTAGCCGAATAGCCAATATATAATTTATAATCTTTCAAACTTTGTAGAATGTAAATGTAAAACATATTTTTGTGCCGAGGGAGGGAGTTGCCCGCCCAAGGCGGGTCCGCCTTGGGCGGAAACCCTTGTGCCGAGGAAGGGAGTTGAACCCTTAAGCCCTTGCGAGCACTGACTCCTGAAGCCAGCGTGTTTGCCAATTTCACCACCTCGGCAGGTTGACAATTTTTCAAAAAAAGGTAATGTCGGAGATATCGGGCGATTGATTGAGAAAAAGGGAGAAGGAGGTTGTTATGAAGTTAATTGGGTATTTGCTGTTTGTTGTAGGTATCCTTGGTGCAATAATTGTTCCCGCTCTGATAGACCAGGTGGAAATGGGGTTGTTGGATATCACTGGCGCTTTTCGTTTGTCCGCGTTATTTTTCTTTATACTATTGGTGTCCATCGGGTGGTATATCTTGTTCACACGGAAATTGCGAACCAGCGATTTAACCGAAGGCAAGACATATCTTGTTGTTCAATCAGGCCCAACAGGTGGCGATACTCGTTTTCTTTATCTTGCTCCTGTGGATATTGGGGCAGGGAAAGCAGTTCGTCAAACATTCAAAACTGAGAACATTTCTGCTGGGATTGAATATAACAACATAGTGCGAGCGAAAGGTCGCGGATTGGTCTTAGTTGCTAAGGTGAGCTTTATCCCTGAACTTGACAAGGTCAAATGACCCCAAAAGTCCGTGACATCTGCTCATTCACAATAAGCTATGCGCCATCAGGCGCGCCGCCTGCCCAGGAGCTTTAATCCTGCGGCAGGTTTTTTCTTTTATAAACAGGAAAGTTCTTCTGGAAGAGATGCTTGGGCATTCTCAAACCTCAAAGCAGGAACATTTTTATAATCTTCATTTTTAATCCAACCTTGAGTAGTGTAGAAATAGCAAGCGCCATTTCTTTGCTGGATTTCTTCATAACTGTTTTCCATCTCTTTGTCAACCCAATTTGCCATTTTTAAGGTTTTATCTGTTGGATTAATTGTGATGTGGCTATATAGGAGAGGAACAATACAAACCTCTCCTTTTTTCGCCTTAACAGCATAAACATCCTCTATTGTGTCGTTATTTTCTTTTTGCAATAAAAATATTGCCTCTCCTTCTAAAATAATATATGTTTCCCCGCACTCGTTAGTATGAGTATGCCCCTTAGTTTTATTAAATTCATTTCCAAGCATTATAGGCAATATCACTGTGATGTCATATCTTAAATTGTTTTTTTCTTTCAGTCCTCTATACATATAATACAATTCCGTATCTATATCGGCTGTTTTTTGCCATTCTTTGTCATATAAAACAGAACCCATATCTTTTATGGTACGAATATCCGGCTTCAAATTTTCAAGATTAAAATCCTCCATAATATCTAAGATTAAAAATTAAAAAATAGGGACTTATCGTTGCACTCGTTTTGTTTTAATATACCAATCGGCAATTCCTGCGAATCTTTGAGAAGGGTCAGAAATTGTATGGGCATTAATTCCTTTAATCCCGCTTGAAGCAAGATATATAAGGTCAGGATTAAACAGGAAAATGGCTGGCGCATCTGCTTTCAAAAGATTTTCCGCTTCCTCCATTTTTTCAATAAGAATATTTTTATCAGAGCTTGTCCTAATTTGTTCCAGTAATTTATCAACTTTCGTATTTTTATAATCCGCAAGATTCAGGCCTGGATAAATCCTTTGACCAGAATGCCAGAATGGGTAAGGGTCAGGGATAATGCCGAGCACTTGTCCGAATAACAGGGCATCATATTCCCGTTCTTTTATCACGGTTTGTTTAATTTCAGTGATTGGGAGAGCGTTTATTTCTGTTTCTATTCCAATTTTTGCCCATTGTTCCTTTAAAAGCTCGGCTGTTTCTTGGAGCATTGGGTCAATTGGCGTGGTAATTGTTATTTTAAATTGAAT
This portion of the Patescibacteria group bacterium genome encodes:
- the rpsR gene encoding 30S ribosomal protein S18 gives rise to the protein MNCFFCKQNIKEIDIKKTDQLKKFLTGLGKIRSKERTGLCSYHQRKMAKAVKQSRHLGLLSATKK
- the ssb gene encoding single-stranded DNA-binding protein: MNLNKVFLLGNLTNDPELRNLPSGQAVCSFRMATNQIWTNKETGQKQQKAEYHNVVAWRNLATIASQYLRKGGLVFIEGKINTRSWDDPSGVKKYRTEVVADNIQFGPRSAGATPRNNDARENNLKDESPSEDIPTIEEGDDINIEEIPF
- a CDS encoding 30S ribosomal protein S6, producing MTKNYQLICLVSALTKTAERDQIIEKISRLIQDGEGKILMNYPTDERILGYPIKKENNAALLAIDFSCEKEKIQELQKNISTEGLILRSFLKQIPEYNPNIRSKRKPSTLIPTNNEDEKILEDNITENMSKKEQKVELKDIDKKIEEIFNTKENEFK
- a CDS encoding phosphomannomutase/phosphoglucomutase codes for the protein MNTSIFKAYDIRGLWPDQINKSDVLKISKAFAIFVKDFYSIESPSIIVGYDIRKSSEEIFDAVVNGLNSENCKVISIGCCSTPLNYFANWKREADGSVMITASHNPKEYNGLKFSLRQVVALAEENGVEKIKKIALGMPENDYVFEGKVKKQEEETMIDEYLDFLVKEAEGIDIQQFKIAVDCSNGMVGPEFKRLAGKLGIRYQGIFMEPDGDFPNHEPNPLNEKAIASLQELMLGDRFDFGIIFDGDGDRFMVLTEKGEMIRSDFLAGVLAKFFISKINNKKIVCDARFGRGMREYLEHSGIDIIKSKVGYSNIKKNMREASAFFGAELSAHFFWKDFCYAESPLLTLIRLMKILSVENKKINDMIKPMQNYFSSGELNFEVLDKEGKLKKIKQVYIGENQSHLDGLTVECADWWFNARLSNTESLLRLIVEAKSQKLLDEKVSELEKIIKEK
- a CDS encoding ribonuclease J: MQTQKTQPHKEYKKDIDLRIIPLGGQEEVGRNMAVFEYDRDIVIVDMGIQFPEEDMPGIDYIIPNISYLKGKEKDIRAVVFTHGHLDHIGAAPLLLEKLGFPLVIGLPLTIALIKHRMEDHIKGSSKKLKTIQIKNVNEKINLNNFKLGFFEVEHSIMDSMGIVLSTPVATVIHMGDWTLGTELSSKKTISYNNLSQIAKPTILMIESLGATNRGALSTEEDMWENLRKIITQAPGRIIVATFATQVKRARDIISFAQKLGKKVAIDGYSMKTNIKVAQQLGYIKDANNALIDIKKIDEYPDNKVIILGTGAQGEARAVLSRIVTGNHKYVKLHKNDTVIFSSSIIPGNERTIQRLKDNMYRQCDNVIHNEIMNIHVSGHNNVEAIQEVVKQIRPTFVLPVYANHYLLKEAEKVIKETNFPEKNILILDNGHIIKFNKQKTPVIEKKKADTGYVFIDGLGSNDLEAVVLRDRRALSNDGIFVIIAVVDSQTGKVVGSPDIISRGFVHLDTSKNLLYQSRKKAVTIIEASTGLGQSVNWSFAKNNLREKIGDFLYQKTKKRPMILPVVIEV
- a CDS encoding GIY-YIG nuclease family protein codes for the protein MFYIYILQSLKDYKLYIGYSANLKNRILEHRKGDVKTTKNRRPLALIYYEGYKSDKDARAREKFLKSGKGREFVNKNIIYSRVSAQGGPA
- a CDS encoding glucose-6-phosphate isomerase, producing the protein MEDFNLENLKPDIRTIKDMGSVLYDKEWQKTADIDTELYYMYRGLKEKNNLRYDITVILPIMLGNEFNKTKGHTHTNECGETYIILEGEAIFLLQKENNDTIEDVYAVKAKKGEVCIVPLLYSHITINPTDKTLKMANWVDKEMENSYEEIQQRNGACYFYTTQGWIKNEDYKNVPALRFENAQASLPEELSCL